One Electrophorus electricus isolate fEleEle1 chromosome 10, fEleEle1.pri, whole genome shotgun sequence genomic region harbors:
- the apoc2 gene encoding LOW QUALITY PROTEIN: apolipoprotein C-II (The sequence of the model RefSeq protein was modified relative to this genomic sequence to represent the inferred CDS: substituted 1 base at 1 genomic stop codon): protein MHKLLFITAFITALTLGSESFRVPRLAEEKETGTVDTVIETLKSYYDHSMETISGYMENIKGFQLDEKAKXESVTIETTTAARTYAGIFQDQLYHMVYPQDA, encoded by the exons ATGCACAAACTGCTCTTCATCACAGCCTTCATCACAGCCCTAACCTTGG GCTCGGAGAGCTTCCGGGTTCCCCGACTGGCCGAGGAAAAGGAGACGGGAACAGTCGATACTGTGATCGAGACCCTAAAGTCCTACTATGACCACAGCATGGAGACCATCAGTGGATACATGGAAAACATCAAGGGCTTCCAGCTAGATGAGAAGGCCAAGTGA GAATCTGTTACCATTGAGACCACCACGGCTGCGCGTACGTATGCCGGTATCTTCCAGGACCAGCTCTACCACATGGTGTACCCCCAGGACGCATGA